From Candidatus Krumholzibacteriia bacterium:
CGCCTGCAGCCCGCGCCGGTGCGCCCGCGCGCGCCGCTCGTGCGCGTCCCGCGCCAGCGCACGCTCGATGGCGCCGAGCAGCTGGTCGCGCGGTGCGGTCTTCGTCAGGAAGTCCTCGGCGCCGCGGCGTATCGCGGTGACGCTGGTAGGGATGTCGCCGTGGCCGGTCAGAAAGACAACGGGCAGGGGATCGCCCGACTGCGCCAGCGCCTGCTGCAGCGCCATGCCGTCCATGCCAGGCATCTGCAGGTCCATGACGACGCAGCCCGCGGCCCCGGCCGGACGACGCGCCAGGAAGTCCGCCGCCGAGGTAAAGCACTTCACCTCGTAGCCCGAGGCGCACAACATGCCCTCGAGGCTCCTGGCATACGACGCGTCGTCGTCGACCACGAATACGGTGGCTTGGGAGCGGGGCGCCGGGCTCATGCCGTGCCTCTGTCGTGCGCCGCTTCCAGGGTGAAGCGGACCGTCGCGCCGCCATGCGGATCGTTCTCCGCCCAGATGTGGCCACCGTGAGCTTCGACGATGGTCTTCGAAATCGCAAGGCCCAGGCCTGTGCCATCGACCTTCGTCGTTACGAAGGGATCGAAGAAGCTGGAGATCTGCCCGGCCGGGAACCCCGGGCCGCGGTCGTGGACGGCCACTTCGATCTTCCCGTCGCCTCGCTGCCACGCTTCGACGGTCAGTCCTCGCCGTTCCTCGGAAAGACCCTGCACTGCCTCGAGACTATTGAGCAGCAGGTTCAGCAGCACCTGCTGCAGGTGGACGCGGTCGCCATGGATTTCGGGGAGTTCGCCCGGTACACTGACATCCAGTGTCGCCTCGCGTGCCTGGACTTCTGCCTGCACCAGCCCGGCCACCTGAGCGATGAGGCCCCGCAGGTCGATCGTCTCGAACTGCAGGCTGCGGCGTTGCAGCAGCGCCCGCACCCGGTCGATCACCTCGGCGGCGCGCTGATCGTCACTGCGGATGTAGGCAACGATAGCGCGGAGCTTCTCGAGATCCGGCGCCTCCTTCTGCAGCAACAGCTCCGCGGTCTCGGCGTAACGCAGGATCGCCCCGAGCGGCTGGTTGAGCTCGTGCGCCAGCACGACGGAAAGCTGCCCAACCGCGGAGGCGCGCTGAAGTTGCGCCAGGCCCGCACGTTGCCG
This genomic window contains:
- a CDS encoding response regulator, whose product is MSPAPRSQATVFVVDDDASYARSLEGMLCASGYEVKCFTSAADFLARRPAGAAGCVVMDLQMPGMDGMALQQALAQSGDPLPVVFLTGHGDIPTSVTAIRRGAEDFLTKTAPRDQLLGAIERALARDAHERRARAHRRGLQARFSGLTPRDREVLAHVLRGRLNKQIAADLGISERSVKRHRTSLMAKLRVESVAELTRLAVEAGIDTGDHPAGSS